A genomic segment from Diospyros lotus cultivar Yz01 chromosome 5, ASM1463336v1, whole genome shotgun sequence encodes:
- the LOC127801991 gene encoding putative disease resistance protein At4g19050 isoform X2 encodes MVNGFKVLGASLRREQWRALEGLFSVKVILGELPSFCLGASLRRERRRALEGLFSLKEDPECNYLVKTNEELQESPDAESWRNQHHVSLGQNKFGWLPPILECSDLSTLLLQENWNLKEISPSFFQYMKKLKILDMCQTGIESLPSSISNLSNLKVLYLRDCRSLKQLNFAIQLPLLEVLDIRGSKIHNILTHTKNLEHLRRLWISFEKCRVENGTEVRLSQLFALEELVIHMESFDQWNNKVLIKDIVKEVASLEKLRSLQFFFPDKEKVINVIKDEPMLEVRVPHVEILQIFIAQSCLWRKFSHKKPFLLFIGCQIPEDPLFSVTLGYEKYIKYGDGEGTDPQIPEVLANVEAFELVNHKDIMQLSDFGRVDRALSNLQHLYLKDLPNMTNIWSEPGECGSLVKLKTLVLSGCPMLTTIFPAKIIQQLRNMESLTVENCPGAVKIFEKFENDGNGLNQLPKLKEMELNELPNLENIWADESSKCQSLKKLTLFNCPGLVGKSVQINAPNLESYGQRW; translated from the exons ATGGTCAACGGCTTCAAAGTCTTGGGAGCATCTCTGAGAAGAGAACAATGGAGAGCTCTTGAAGGACTGTTCTCCGTAAAAG TGATCTTGGGCGAGTTGCCCAGCTTCTGTTTGGGAGCATCTTTGAGAAGAGAACGAAGGAGAGCTCTTGAAGGACTGTTCTCATTAAAAG AGGATCCGGAATGTAACTATCTGGTTAAAACAAACGAAGAATTGCAAGAATCCCCAGATGCAGAATCCTGGAGGAATCAGCATCATGTCTCGCTGGGTCAGAATAAATTTGGTTGGTTACCGCCTATCCTAGAATGTAGTGACCTTTCAACACTTCTCTTACAggaaaattggaatttgaagGAAATCTCTCCATCATTTTTCCAGTATATGAAGAAGCTTAAGATTTTGGACATGTGTCAAACTGGAATTGAGTCCTTACCATCAAGTATATCAAATCTGAGCAATCTCAAGGTGCTCTATTTGCGAGATTGTCGGTCTCTGAAGCAGCTTAATTTTGCAATACAACTTCCACTTCTTGAAGTGCTTGACATTCGAGGTAGTAAGATCCACAACATACTAACTCATACCAAAAACTTAGAGCATCTAAGACGGCTGTGGATATCCTTTGAGAAATGTAGAGTGGAAAATGGCACAGAAGTAAGATTGTCTCAGTTATTTGCACTGGAGGAATTGGTTATCCATATGGAATCGTTTGATCAATGGAACAATAAGGTGTTGATTAAGGATATAGTAAAAGAAGTTGCCAGTTTGGAAAAGTTGAGGAGCCTTCAGTTCTTCTTTCCTGATAAAGAAAAGGTCATTAATGTCATAAAAGATGAACCTATGCTTGAAGTGCGTGTTCCTCATGTAGAGattcttcaaatttttattgCGCAAAGCTGCTTATGGAGAAAATTCAGTCACAAAAAACCGTTTCTACTTTTCATTGGCTGCCAAATTCCAGAAGATCCTCTTTTTTCTGTGACATTAGGGTATgagaaatatattaaatatggCGATGGTGAAGGAACCGACCCTCAAATTCCTGAGGTACTTGCTAATGTCGAAGCATTTGAATTGGTCAATCACAAGGATATCATGCAACTGTCAGACTTTGGAAGAGTGGACCGTGCATTATCGAACTTACAGCATTTATACTTGAAAGATCTACCAAATATGACAAACATTTGGTCAGAACCAGGGGAATGTGGAAGCTTAGTAAAACTCAAGACTCTAGTTTTGAGTGGATGCCCAATGCTGACCACTATTTTTCCTGCAAAGATAATTCAACAACTTCGTAACATGGAATCTTTAACAGTTGAGAATTGTCCAGGAGCAGTTAAAATATTcgagaaatttgaaaatgatggaaaTGGTCTGAATCAGTTGCCAAAACTGAAGGAAATGGAGCTCAATGAATTGCCGAACTTAGAAAATATCTGGGCTGATGAGTCATCAAAGTGCCAATCCTTGAAGAAGCTTACTCTTTTTAACTGTCCAGGCCTGGTTGGAAAATCAGTGCAAATTAATGCACCAAATCTTGAAAGTTATGGGCAACGTTGGTAG
- the LOC127801991 gene encoding probable disease resistance protein At1g61300 isoform X1, producing the protein MAGAVVVASTIAGGVAAIANVVSAAADAKTAFVDPYISNHTSSNDVKEVRDKLDKSIGRLHAKMKDYKKEVEQHEIKEQSEIFKQWIKDVLELEDQVKKLIVKYDKESEKLSSNCNEEMKKKLEKVNELLGFGNQIKDQLMVDQQLKSVVKKKAPCIEKIQMFQDRLMDVLESLRNDKVSWIGISGMIGVGKTTIMLNLNNHNEIAELFDIVIWVDVSKVDSDKNLDAKDLQCKILKRLNKESTEDAHTNASRISMTLMDKKYLLLLDDVKKCLNLGEIGIPDGKKGSKVVLTTRHIEVCSSLVNRVVNVKPLSKNDAWEMFQGILEDPEFHKDRQKNYLARKVLSNCHYIPLLIEQLAKTIKQKIKMKDSSFIWEIGCNLQLLHEQASKEHVEEYYNLLKGFYYRQMGDVVQKRCFLFSALYPEGSDIYFEHLKECLAALYFDGNDYENVSWKVCNTLEHLVNLSLLEKSKENCVTMRKFIRKMALYCASEDPECNYLVKTNEELQESPDAESWRNQHHVSLGQNKFGWLPPILECSDLSTLLLQENWNLKEISPSFFQYMKKLKILDMCQTGIESLPSSISNLSNLKVLYLRDCRSLKQLNFAIQLPLLEVLDIRGSKIHNILTHTKNLEHLRRLWISFEKCRVENGTEVRLSQLFALEELVIHMESFDQWNNKVLIKDIVKEVASLEKLRSLQFFFPDKEKVINVIKDEPMLEVRVPHVEILQIFIAQSCLWRKFSHKKPFLLFIGCQIPEDPLFSVTLGYEKYIKYGDGEGTDPQIPEVLANVEAFELVNHKDIMQLSDFGRVDRALSNLQHLYLKDLPNMTNIWSEPGECGSLVKLKTLVLSGCPMLTTIFPAKIIQQLRNMESLTVENCPGAVKIFEKFENDGNGLNQLPKLKEMELNELPNLENIWADESSKCQSLKKLTLFNCPGLVGKSVQINAPNLESYGQRW; encoded by the coding sequence ATGGCTGGGGCAGTAGTTGTAGCATCAACTATTGCTGGTGGAGTGGCAGCAATAGCAAATGTGGTTAGTGCGGCAGCTGATGCAAAGACAGCCTTTGTGGATCCATATATTAGCAACCATACTTCTTCAAATGATGTAAAGGAGGTTCGTGATAAATTAGACAAGTCAATAGGAAGGCTACACGCAAAAATGAAGGATTACAAGAAAGAAGTTGAACAACATGAGATAAAGGAACAATCAGAAATTTTCAAGCAATGGATTAAAGATGTTTTAGAGCTCGAGGATCAAGTGAAAAAATTAATAGTCAAATATGACAAGGAAAGTGAGAAGTTATCTTCCAATTGCaatgaagaaatgaaaaagaagctCGAAAAAGTGAACGAACTTTTGGGATTTGGAAATCAAATAAAAGATCAGTTGATGGTTGATCAACAACTGAAATCTGTTGTCAAGAAAAAGGCACCTTGTATTGAGAAAATTCAGATGTTCCAAGATAGACTTATGGATGTATTAGAATCACTAAGAAATGATAAAGTTAGTTGGATCGGAATCAGTGGGATGATAGGAGTTGGCAAAACAACCATAATGTTAAACTTGAATAACCATAATGAAATTGCTGAATTATTTGACATAGTCATTTGGGTGGATGTTTCTAAAGTAGATAGTGATAAAAACCTTGATGCTAAGGATTTGCaatgcaaaattttgaaaagattgaataaGGAAAGCACTGAAGATGCACATACCAATGCAAGTAGAATATCAATGACATTAATGGATAAGAAATATCTGCTACTTCTAGATGATGTTAAGAAATGTCTCAACTTAGGTGAGATTGGAATTCCTGATGGCAAAAAAGGTAGTAAGGTTGTTTTGACCACTAGACatattgaagtttgttcttcgCTAGTGAATAGGGTAGTCAATGTGAAACCATTGTCTAAGAATGATGCATGGGAGATGTTTCAAGGTATCCTAGAAGACCCTGAATTTCATAAAGATCGACAAAAAAATTACCTTGCAAGGAAAGTATTGAGCAATTGCCATTATATTCCACTATTGATAGAACAGCTTGCAAAAACCATCAAAcagaaaatcaaaatgaaagatAGTTCGTTCATTTGGGAAATTGGATGCAATTTGCAATTGTTGCATGAGCAAGCATCCAAAGAGCACGTAGAAGAGTATTATAACTTGTTAAAAGGATTCTACTATAGGCAAATGGGTGATGTCGTCCAGAAAAGATGCTTTCTTTTTAGTGCCTTGTATCCCGAAGGGAGTGACATCTACTTTGAACATTTGAAGGAGTGTTTGGCAGCATTATATTTTGATGGCAATGACTATGAGAATGTATCTTGGAAGGTGTGTAATACCTTGGAACACCTTGTGAATCTTTCATTACTtgaaaaaagtaaagagaactgTGTTACTATGCGGAAATTTATAAGGAAAATGGCTTTGTATTGTGCATCAGAGGATCCGGAATGTAACTATCTGGTTAAAACAAACGAAGAATTGCAAGAATCCCCAGATGCAGAATCCTGGAGGAATCAGCATCATGTCTCGCTGGGTCAGAATAAATTTGGTTGGTTACCGCCTATCCTAGAATGTAGTGACCTTTCAACACTTCTCTTACAggaaaattggaatttgaagGAAATCTCTCCATCATTTTTCCAGTATATGAAGAAGCTTAAGATTTTGGACATGTGTCAAACTGGAATTGAGTCCTTACCATCAAGTATATCAAATCTGAGCAATCTCAAGGTGCTCTATTTGCGAGATTGTCGGTCTCTGAAGCAGCTTAATTTTGCAATACAACTTCCACTTCTTGAAGTGCTTGACATTCGAGGTAGTAAGATCCACAACATACTAACTCATACCAAAAACTTAGAGCATCTAAGACGGCTGTGGATATCCTTTGAGAAATGTAGAGTGGAAAATGGCACAGAAGTAAGATTGTCTCAGTTATTTGCACTGGAGGAATTGGTTATCCATATGGAATCGTTTGATCAATGGAACAATAAGGTGTTGATTAAGGATATAGTAAAAGAAGTTGCCAGTTTGGAAAAGTTGAGGAGCCTTCAGTTCTTCTTTCCTGATAAAGAAAAGGTCATTAATGTCATAAAAGATGAACCTATGCTTGAAGTGCGTGTTCCTCATGTAGAGattcttcaaatttttattgCGCAAAGCTGCTTATGGAGAAAATTCAGTCACAAAAAACCGTTTCTACTTTTCATTGGCTGCCAAATTCCAGAAGATCCTCTTTTTTCTGTGACATTAGGGTATgagaaatatattaaatatggCGATGGTGAAGGAACCGACCCTCAAATTCCTGAGGTACTTGCTAATGTCGAAGCATTTGAATTGGTCAATCACAAGGATATCATGCAACTGTCAGACTTTGGAAGAGTGGACCGTGCATTATCGAACTTACAGCATTTATACTTGAAAGATCTACCAAATATGACAAACATTTGGTCAGAACCAGGGGAATGTGGAAGCTTAGTAAAACTCAAGACTCTAGTTTTGAGTGGATGCCCAATGCTGACCACTATTTTTCCTGCAAAGATAATTCAACAACTTCGTAACATGGAATCTTTAACAGTTGAGAATTGTCCAGGAGCAGTTAAAATATTcgagaaatttgaaaatgatggaaaTGGTCTGAATCAGTTGCCAAAACTGAAGGAAATGGAGCTCAATGAATTGCCGAACTTAGAAAATATCTGGGCTGATGAGTCATCAAAGTGCCAATCCTTGAAGAAGCTTACTCTTTTTAACTGTCCAGGCCTGGTTGGAAAATCAGTGCAAATTAATGCACCAAATCTTGAAAGTTATGGGCAACGTTGGTAG